One Glutamicibacter halophytocola DNA segment encodes these proteins:
- a CDS encoding bifunctional folylpolyglutamate synthase/dihydrofolate synthase, translating to MEPRMDPMFRAMEILGEPNKACPVIHITGTNGKTSTARMIESLLIAHDLRTGRYSSPHLVSVTERIAIDGEPVDDETFVRVWDEISPFLEIVDAELVERGENKLTYFEAVTILAFAIFAEVPVDVVVLEVGLGGITDATNVADADVSVFTPISLDHTDLLGDTTELIAEEKVGILKPGGYLVSSVQPTDAADVLLARARELEVPAAFDTLDFKLLERKSGVGGQLLSIQGQAARYEEIFLPLFGAHQAQNATVALAAVEAFLGGGQRELNIELVRQGFAAASSPGRLELVRSAPSILVDAGHNPEGIRVSAEAIKESFGFTRLVLMVGILAEKDAEAMLYTMREEYGDMVEDLCITQSSSPRAIPAGELANLAMNAGWPEEDIHVTEDLEDAVEWSVGRAEAGEDLGGGVLVTGSITLVGEISLLLKKGDS from the coding sequence ATGGAACCGCGCATGGATCCGATGTTCCGCGCGATGGAGATCCTTGGCGAGCCGAACAAGGCCTGCCCTGTCATCCACATCACCGGCACCAACGGCAAGACCTCGACCGCCCGGATGATCGAGTCGCTGCTCATCGCCCATGACCTGCGCACCGGCCGCTACTCCTCGCCGCACCTGGTCTCGGTCACCGAGCGCATCGCCATCGATGGCGAGCCTGTGGACGATGAAACGTTCGTGCGCGTTTGGGACGAGATCAGCCCGTTCTTGGAGATTGTTGACGCCGAGCTCGTGGAGCGCGGCGAAAACAAGCTGACATACTTCGAAGCAGTCACCATTTTGGCCTTCGCGATTTTCGCCGAAGTCCCGGTCGATGTTGTGGTGCTCGAAGTCGGCCTGGGCGGCATCACCGACGCCACCAACGTGGCCGATGCGGATGTCTCGGTGTTCACTCCGATCTCCCTGGACCACACGGACCTGCTGGGCGATACCACTGAGCTGATTGCCGAGGAAAAGGTGGGCATTCTCAAGCCCGGCGGATACCTGGTTTCCTCGGTGCAGCCCACGGATGCAGCCGATGTCTTGCTGGCCCGCGCCCGAGAACTGGAAGTGCCGGCCGCGTTCGACACCTTGGACTTCAAGCTCTTGGAGCGGAAGTCCGGAGTTGGCGGACAGCTGCTTTCGATTCAGGGCCAGGCCGCACGCTATGAAGAGATTTTCCTGCCGCTCTTCGGTGCCCACCAGGCGCAGAACGCCACCGTCGCCCTGGCTGCGGTGGAGGCCTTCCTGGGCGGCGGGCAGCGCGAGCTGAACATTGAATTGGTGCGCCAGGGCTTCGCAGCGGCTTCCAGCCCGGGCCGGCTGGAACTGGTGCGCAGCGCGCCGAGCATTCTGGTTGATGCCGGCCACAACCCGGAAGGCATTCGCGTCTCCGCGGAAGCCATCAAGGAATCCTTCGGCTTTACCCGGCTGGTTCTGATGGTTGGCATCCTGGCGGAGAAGGACGCAGAAGCAATGCTCTACACCATGCGCGAGGAGTACGGCGATATGGTCGAAGATCTGTGCATCACCCAGTCCTCGTCGCCGCGAGCTATCCCTGCCGGCGAATTGGCCAATCTGGCCATGAATGCCGGATGGCCTGAAGAAGATATCCACGTGACCGAGGATCTGGAAGACGCGGTGGAGTGGTCGGTGGGCCGAGCCGAAGCTGGCGAGGACCTCGGTGGGGGCGTGCTGGTCACCGGTTCGATTACACTGGTGGGCGAGATTTCCCTGCTGCTCAAGAAAGGCGACTCCTAA
- a CDS encoding Rne/Rng family ribonuclease — protein MTLAELNAAAGIEESPYRWRATRRTQVSTPDSAQRASRQAERRAQVARHAASDEAVEQAAAKQETTEQASEEIANPVAEENTEPQDAPEVVEDHTGQLLAEHGSSMILNPFAIPETAQAVLAQVVAKKHEPARKETPEAESDDVTSRRRRRRRRGDVDLELEGGSQDDPPNTVTRVRAPRGSVESHGSVSDKVASVRGSTRLEAKRQRRRESRETGRRRQVITEAEFLARRESVERKMIVRQREDRIQIGVLEDGVLAEHFVSKTQQDSLIGNVYVGKVQNVLPSMEAAFVDIGRGRNAVLYAGEVNWDVAALEGQPRRIENALKAGDSVLVQVTKDPVGHKGARLTSQISLPGRYLVYVPGGSMTGISRKLPDVERQRLKKILKDHLPENAGVIVRTAAEGASEEELTNDINRLRAQWEGIEEQANSTKTLAPELLYSEPDLTIKVVRDVFNEDFTKLIVSGEHAWDTIEAYVMYVAPDLMGRLEKWESDEDIFADFRVDEQIAKALDRKVFLPSGGSLVIDRTEAMTVIDVNTGKFTGSGGNLEETVTKNNLEAAEEVVRQLRLRDIGGIIVIDFIDMVLESNRDLVLRRLVECLGRDRTKHQVAEVTSLGLVQMTRKRMGTGLLEVFGEECEHCAGAGVITHEEPVESRRTFNSAGEPHAKKFNEKPSRNSRRRRGGEKDEAKPVAKQEAAATGEKDEATRNALASIAAASHLEPHAENAVSIEGEQIPVLKTGTPVAADVSVTLEALEAALPGKDETEDEGGEGNRKPRRRSRSRGRNRSQADAEQQGAKAEEAGQDIEAEQPAAVAVEDEPKQVEQPRKRSRRASRPQGSGAASAQDQPVLTGLAMPASSAPAAAEATAPAAASAAASAVAPQSSTKPKRRSRRATSAQGDATAEVLVAEVSAATGSVVQMDASSSHNEKPAEPAGQPVMFGVGVPVRELK, from the coding sequence ATGACCCTGGCTGAACTCAATGCCGCAGCCGGCATTGAAGAAAGCCCATACCGTTGGCGAGCTACACGCCGCACCCAGGTTTCCACCCCTGATTCAGCCCAGCGCGCCAGCCGCCAGGCAGAGCGCCGTGCGCAGGTGGCACGCCATGCTGCCAGCGACGAAGCAGTCGAGCAGGCAGCTGCCAAGCAGGAGACCACCGAACAGGCCAGCGAAGAAATCGCCAACCCGGTGGCAGAAGAGAACACTGAGCCGCAGGACGCCCCAGAGGTTGTAGAAGACCACACCGGCCAGCTGCTGGCCGAGCACGGCAGCTCGATGATCTTGAACCCTTTTGCCATTCCAGAAACCGCTCAGGCGGTTCTGGCGCAGGTCGTTGCCAAGAAGCACGAACCAGCGCGCAAGGAAACTCCTGAAGCCGAGAGCGATGACGTGACCTCGCGCCGTCGCCGTCGCCGCCGCCGCGGCGATGTTGATCTGGAACTTGAGGGCGGCTCGCAGGACGATCCACCCAACACCGTGACCCGCGTTCGCGCACCGCGCGGCAGCGTCGAAAGCCATGGCTCGGTCAGCGACAAGGTGGCCTCCGTGCGCGGTTCGACCCGCCTGGAAGCCAAGCGCCAGCGCCGCCGCGAATCACGCGAGACCGGCCGCCGCCGCCAGGTGATCACCGAGGCAGAGTTCTTGGCCCGCCGCGAATCCGTGGAGCGCAAGATGATCGTGCGCCAGCGCGAAGACCGCATCCAGATTGGCGTCCTGGAAGATGGGGTGCTCGCCGAGCACTTCGTGTCCAAGACCCAGCAGGATTCGCTGATCGGCAACGTGTACGTCGGCAAGGTGCAGAACGTGCTGCCTTCCATGGAAGCTGCTTTCGTGGATATCGGACGCGGCCGCAACGCCGTGTTGTACGCAGGCGAAGTCAACTGGGATGTTGCTGCCCTCGAAGGCCAGCCGCGCCGCATCGAGAACGCGCTGAAGGCTGGCGACTCGGTGCTCGTGCAGGTCACCAAGGACCCCGTAGGACACAAGGGTGCCCGCCTGACCAGCCAGATCTCCCTGCCGGGCCGCTACCTGGTCTACGTGCCGGGCGGCTCGATGACCGGCATCTCCCGCAAGCTGCCCGACGTTGAGCGCCAGCGCCTGAAGAAGATCCTGAAGGACCACCTTCCGGAAAACGCAGGCGTGATCGTGCGCACCGCCGCCGAAGGCGCCTCCGAGGAAGAGCTGACCAACGATATCAACCGGCTGCGCGCGCAGTGGGAAGGCATCGAAGAACAGGCCAACTCCACCAAGACCCTGGCTCCGGAACTGCTGTACTCCGAGCCGGACCTGACCATCAAGGTGGTCCGCGACGTCTTCAACGAAGACTTCACCAAGCTGATTGTCTCCGGCGAGCATGCCTGGGACACCATTGAGGCCTATGTCATGTATGTGGCGCCGGACTTGATGGGGCGCCTGGAGAAGTGGGAATCCGACGAGGACATCTTCGCCGACTTCCGCGTCGACGAGCAGATCGCCAAGGCGCTGGACCGCAAGGTCTTCCTGCCATCGGGTGGTTCGCTGGTGATCGACCGCACCGAAGCGATGACGGTCATCGACGTGAACACCGGCAAGTTCACCGGCTCGGGCGGCAACCTCGAAGAGACCGTGACCAAGAACAACTTGGAAGCGGCCGAGGAAGTCGTGCGCCAGCTGCGCCTGCGCGATATCGGCGGCATCATCGTCATCGACTTCATCGACATGGTCCTGGAGTCCAACCGCGATCTGGTGCTGCGCCGACTGGTTGAGTGCCTGGGCCGCGACCGGACCAAGCACCAGGTGGCCGAGGTCACGTCGCTGGGCCTGGTCCAGATGACGCGCAAGCGCATGGGCACCGGTTTGCTGGAAGTCTTCGGCGAAGAGTGCGAGCACTGTGCTGGAGCCGGTGTGATCACCCACGAAGAGCCGGTGGAATCCCGCCGCACCTTCAATTCGGCCGGTGAACCGCACGCCAAGAAGTTCAACGAGAAGCCATCTCGCAATTCCCGCCGCCGCCGCGGTGGCGAGAAGGACGAGGCCAAGCCGGTTGCCAAGCAGGAGGCTGCCGCCACGGGCGAGAAGGATGAAGCCACCCGCAATGCGCTGGCAAGTATTGCTGCCGCATCGCATTTGGAGCCACACGCTGAGAACGCTGTGAGCATCGAAGGCGAGCAGATTCCAGTGCTGAAGACCGGCACGCCAGTGGCCGCCGACGTCTCCGTCACCCTCGAAGCGCTCGAAGCTGCCCTGCCGGGCAAGGACGAGACCGAGGATGAGGGTGGCGAGGGCAACCGCAAGCCGCGCCGCCGTTCGCGCTCCCGTGGACGCAACCGTTCACAGGCAGACGCCGAGCAGCAGGGCGCCAAGGCTGAGGAAGCTGGCCAGGACATCGAAGCGGAGCAGCCAGCGGCTGTTGCCGTGGAGGATGAGCCGAAGCAGGTTGAGCAGCCGCGCAAGCGTTCCCGCCGGGCATCACGTCCACAGGGCTCGGGAGCTGCCTCAGCGCAGGACCAGCCGGTACTCACCGGCCTGGCCATGCCTGCATCGAGCGCTCCAGCAGCTGCAGAGGCCACGGCCCCTGCAGCAGCATCGGCTGCCGCTAGCGCGGTGGCCCCACAGAGTTCCACGAAGCCAAAGCGGCGCAGTCGTCGAGCCACCTCGGCTCAGGGCGACGCAACCGCAGAGGTTCTCGTGGCAGAGGTATCCGCTGCTACCGGTTCGGTAGTTCAAATGGATGCCTCCAGTTCGCACAACGAAAAGCCAGCTGAGCCTGCCGGGCAACCGGTAATGTTCGGTGTCGGCGTTCCGGTGCGCGAACTGAAATAG
- the rpmA gene encoding 50S ribosomal protein L27, with translation MAHKKGASSTRNGRDSNAQYLGVKRFGGQEVKAGEIIVRQRGTHFHPGAGVGRGKDDTLFALAAGAVEFGTRRGRRVVNIVAAA, from the coding sequence ATGGCACATAAGAAAGGTGCGAGTTCCACTCGCAACGGTCGCGATTCCAACGCACAGTACCTAGGCGTAAAGCGCTTTGGTGGTCAGGAAGTCAAGGCAGGCGAAATCATCGTTCGCCAGCGTGGCACCCACTTCCACCCAGGCGCCGGCGTAGGCCGTGGCAAGGATGACACCCTGTTCGCCCTGGCTGCTGGTGCAGTCGAGTTCGGCACCCGTCGTGGTCGCCGCGTGGTGAACATTGTTGCTGCTGCCTAA
- a CDS encoding AI-2E family transporter, with translation MALFRKGKSQAPKKQHAPEAIPASATGSTLAGTEAKPDFTVSGLWTDLLGRLGIRSAQLLVVGALGAFLVIGMLRLTMIVIPTLLAVIISCALWPLVVKLRKVFSPMLSAWIVFLGSLLILGGIGTGLVFSVINEWPKLVDKAVQGFNQLNDMVQDLMGNLPIAIDQAQIDSVVDTVTGFLTSSQFGTGALNTLSAAGSFLTGLVLLLVILFFFLKDGDKIWAFAVSWTPEHYRHKWILSGDRALRTFGGYIRGTATVAAVDAIGITATLLIVRVPLAIPLGIIVFLGSFVPMVGATVAGVLATLIALVTNGPIVALIVLASVILVNQLEGNFLQPVVMASALNLHALVVLMALTAGTVLAGIVGAVLSVPLVAASWAVIKVWTGRERNDPVPDASAEIKSEVESDQDEKALEKLEAGQDSTSGEGKG, from the coding sequence ATGGCCCTTTTCCGCAAGGGTAAATCCCAAGCGCCGAAGAAACAGCACGCACCGGAAGCCATTCCAGCTTCGGCAACGGGCTCCACGCTGGCCGGCACGGAGGCAAAACCTGACTTCACGGTCAGCGGGCTGTGGACTGATCTTCTCGGCCGGCTGGGGATCCGCAGCGCCCAGCTGCTCGTTGTCGGCGCATTGGGCGCCTTCCTCGTCATCGGAATGCTGCGCTTGACGATGATCGTCATCCCCACCCTGCTCGCCGTGATCATCTCCTGCGCCCTGTGGCCGCTGGTAGTGAAACTGCGCAAGGTTTTCTCGCCGATGCTCTCGGCCTGGATCGTGTTCCTCGGTTCATTGCTGATTCTCGGTGGAATCGGCACCGGATTGGTCTTCTCCGTTATTAACGAGTGGCCAAAACTCGTTGACAAAGCCGTCCAGGGTTTCAATCAGCTCAACGACATGGTCCAGGACCTGATGGGCAATTTGCCGATCGCGATTGACCAAGCGCAGATCGATAGCGTTGTTGACACGGTCACCGGCTTCTTGACCAGCTCGCAGTTCGGAACTGGTGCGCTGAACACCCTTAGCGCAGCCGGAAGCTTCCTCACAGGCCTGGTACTGCTGCTGGTCATCCTGTTCTTCTTCTTGAAGGACGGCGACAAGATTTGGGCCTTTGCTGTTTCATGGACTCCTGAGCATTACCGCCACAAGTGGATCCTCTCAGGAGACCGGGCCCTGCGCACCTTTGGCGGGTACATTCGCGGCACCGCTACCGTTGCTGCCGTAGACGCCATTGGCATCACGGCGACCCTGCTGATCGTCCGCGTGCCGCTGGCGATTCCGTTGGGCATTATCGTGTTCCTCGGTTCGTTCGTGCCCATGGTTGGAGCCACGGTCGCCGGTGTTCTTGCGACCTTGATTGCCCTGGTAACCAACGGGCCCATCGTTGCCTTGATTGTCCTGGCGTCCGTGATTCTGGTGAACCAGCTTGAAGGAAACTTCCTGCAGCCGGTCGTCATGGCCAGCGCCCTGAACCTGCACGCATTGGTGGTCTTGATGGCCTTGACCGCAGGCACTGTCCTGGCCGGCATCGTTGGCGCCGTGCTTTCGGTTCCGCTGGTTGCCGCATCGTGGGCAGTGATCAAGGTCTGGACGGGTCGGGAAAGAAATGATCCGGTCCCTGATGCCAGTGCCGAGATCAAGTCGGAAGTTGAATCCGACCAAGACGAGAAGGCCCTCGAAAAGCTCGAGGCTGGCCAGGACAGCACTTCTGGGGAAGGCAAAGGCTAG
- a CDS encoding GNAT family N-acetyltransferase encodes MASDKWNTENAQNYGIDLLISEQLRLRELQEDDLPFLTQWWNSPEFMALQGSLVLPHPVNEAAALFKSRSLNRGTTDGVGLSITLPDDTLIGHTALYDYNAPARSAELMIMIGGSNVGQGYGTLAAKMIIDYGFREMGLNRIGLTVWAYNERALRTFIRSGFREEGRIRQAGFHDGSFHDKIIMGLLAEEYFRK; translated from the coding sequence ATGGCAAGTGACAAATGGAACACAGAAAATGCCCAAAACTACGGGATCGATCTTCTGATCTCGGAACAACTGCGCCTGCGCGAACTCCAGGAAGATGATCTGCCTTTCCTCACGCAATGGTGGAACAGCCCGGAATTCATGGCACTGCAGGGAAGCCTGGTGCTCCCCCATCCGGTCAACGAAGCGGCCGCCCTCTTCAAGTCCCGAAGCCTGAATCGTGGCACCACCGACGGTGTTGGCCTATCGATCACCCTGCCCGACGACACGTTGATCGGGCACACCGCGCTATATGACTACAACGCGCCTGCCCGGTCCGCAGAACTCATGATCATGATTGGCGGATCAAATGTCGGACAGGGCTATGGAACCCTGGCCGCCAAGATGATCATTGACTACGGCTTCCGTGAAATGGGATTGAACCGCATTGGATTGACCGTCTGGGCCTACAACGAAAGGGCGCTGCGCACGTTCATCCGTTCCGGTTTCCGGGAAGAAGGGCGCATTCGGCAAGCCGGCTTCCATGACGGATCGTTCCACGACAAGATCATCATGGGGCTGCTCGCCGAGGAATATTTCAGAAAGTAG
- the obgE gene encoding GTPase ObgE: MAAFVDRVTLHVTAGNGGHGCVSIKREKFKPLGGPDGGNGGKGGDIILRVDPQVTTLLDFHHLPHRKAGNGEPGKGGLHPGKHGEDLILGVPAGTVVKTKDGDILGDLVNTGDEYIAAIGGMGGLGNAAISSDKRKAPGFALLGIPGTSQDIVLELKSMADIALVGYPSAGKSSLIAAVSAARPKIADYPFTTLVPNLGVVQAGETRFTVADVPGLIPGASEGKGLGHEFLRHVERCAAIVHVLDCASLESDRDPISDLDTIEAELANYEADSTFAGTDGTIVPLIERPKLIALNKVDMPDGAEMAEFVRPELEQRGYRVFEISALSRNGLRELSFAMAELVEQARAEQVVEAPVVEVPVIRPRYSNKEEFYIRREEQNLEPLWRVIGEKPERWIMQTDFRNDEAVGYLADRLAKLGVENKLFKAGAKPGDAVVIGSEEDSVVFDWEPTMAAGAELLGGSRRGEDVRLEDRGNRKTREEKRAEHEDRKSAKAAARAELEAERKAGIWTESVNAKNAKKAAGKKAAQEEE; encoded by the coding sequence GTGGCTGCATTCGTTGATCGCGTAACCCTTCATGTCACCGCAGGTAATGGTGGCCACGGTTGTGTGTCCATCAAGCGCGAGAAATTCAAGCCGCTTGGCGGACCCGATGGCGGCAACGGTGGCAAGGGCGGCGACATTATCTTGCGCGTTGACCCGCAGGTCACCACGCTGCTGGACTTCCACCACCTGCCGCACCGCAAGGCCGGCAACGGCGAACCCGGAAAGGGCGGACTGCACCCAGGCAAGCACGGCGAAGACCTGATCCTCGGCGTGCCCGCAGGCACCGTGGTGAAGACCAAGGACGGGGACATCCTGGGGGACCTGGTCAACACCGGCGACGAATACATTGCCGCCATCGGCGGCATGGGCGGCCTGGGCAACGCGGCGATCTCCTCGGACAAGCGCAAGGCCCCGGGCTTCGCGCTGCTCGGTATTCCCGGAACCAGCCAGGACATCGTCCTGGAGCTGAAGTCCATGGCCGATATCGCGCTGGTGGGCTACCCTTCGGCTGGCAAGTCCTCCCTGATTGCCGCGGTCTCCGCAGCGCGTCCGAAGATCGCGGACTACCCGTTCACCACCCTGGTGCCGAACCTCGGCGTGGTACAGGCTGGCGAGACCCGCTTCACCGTAGCCGACGTCCCAGGGCTGATTCCTGGCGCTTCCGAGGGCAAGGGCCTGGGCCACGAGTTCCTGCGCCACGTTGAGCGCTGTGCCGCGATTGTGCACGTGCTGGACTGCGCATCGCTGGAGTCCGACCGCGATCCGATCAGCGACCTGGACACCATCGAAGCCGAGCTGGCGAACTACGAAGCCGACTCGACCTTCGCGGGCACCGACGGGACGATCGTCCCGCTGATCGAACGCCCCAAGCTGATCGCCCTGAACAAGGTCGACATGCCAGACGGTGCGGAAATGGCCGAATTCGTGCGTCCTGAACTCGAACAGCGCGGATATCGCGTCTTCGAGATCTCAGCCCTGTCACGTAACGGATTGCGTGAACTGTCCTTCGCTATGGCTGAATTGGTAGAACAAGCGCGAGCCGAACAGGTCGTTGAAGCACCGGTAGTCGAGGTGCCTGTGATCCGTCCGCGCTATAGCAACAAGGAAGAGTTCTACATTCGCCGCGAGGAACAAAACCTTGAGCCTCTGTGGCGCGTTATTGGCGAAAAGCCAGAACGCTGGATCATGCAGACCGACTTCCGTAATGATGAGGCCGTCGGCTACCTCGCTGACCGACTGGCCAAACTGGGGGTAGAAAACAAGCTATTCAAGGCCGGGGCCAAGCCGGGCGACGCTGTCGTCATTGGTTCCGAAGAAGATTCGGTGGTCTTTGACTGGGAGCCAACCATGGCTGCCGGCGCTGAATTGCTCGGCGGCAGCCGCCGTGGCGAAGACGTGCGACTCGAAGACCGCGGCAATCGAAAGACCCGCGAAGAAAAGCGTGCCGAACACGAAGACCGGAAGTCCGCCAAGGCTGCCGCTCGAGCAGAGCTGGAAGCCGAACGCAAGGCTGGCATCTGGACTGAATCGGTCAACGCCAAGAACGCAAAAAAAGCTGCTGGGAAGAAGGCAGCACAGGAGGAAGAATAA
- a CDS encoding vitamin K epoxide reductase family protein, protein MVSSLEKSPNPGVLPWWAKDRGFGLVLIATGFISWLAAGTLVLERIELYKNPDYVTSCDINPWISCGTVMRSEQAGIFGFPNPFFGIVCFAIVITIGVVLLAGANKLQRWFWICFQIGVTAAMGLVIWFWSQALYEINALCPYCMVVWAMTIPLFVFTTARNVVTGVIPAGAAVKKFFTEWSWIVTAILWLLVAATVVLRFPNAFFG, encoded by the coding sequence ATGGTTTCATCACTAGAAAAGAGCCCCAACCCGGGCGTGTTGCCATGGTGGGCAAAGGATCGCGGTTTCGGGCTGGTTCTCATCGCCACAGGTTTCATTTCGTGGCTCGCAGCCGGAACTCTCGTTTTGGAACGCATCGAGCTCTACAAGAACCCCGACTACGTCACCAGCTGCGATATCAATCCATGGATCTCTTGCGGCACCGTGATGAGGTCGGAGCAGGCTGGAATCTTCGGATTCCCCAACCCGTTCTTCGGCATCGTCTGCTTCGCGATCGTCATCACCATCGGCGTGGTGCTGCTTGCCGGCGCGAACAAGCTGCAGCGCTGGTTCTGGATCTGCTTCCAGATTGGTGTTACCGCCGCCATGGGCCTGGTCATCTGGTTCTGGTCGCAAGCCCTCTACGAGATCAACGCGCTGTGCCCCTACTGCATGGTCGTGTGGGCCATGACCATACCGCTCTTTGTCTTCACTACGGCTCGCAATGTGGTCACGGGCGTGATCCCCGCTGGCGCAGCGGTGAAAAAGTTCTTCACCGAGTGGAGCTGGATTGTCACTGCCATCCTGTGGCTCTTGGTTGCAGCTACAGTGGTGCTTCGCTTCCCGAACGCATTTTTCGGCTAA
- a CDS encoding DUF4233 domain-containing protein: MAKLTRAQREWRPGMKKKLRSTKMMFASTVLVCEALLAVFVTLAAFGLKRGGEPVVVLALGAVVALLCILNCALLGKKIGYIIGWILQAVFFLTGFILVDMFYLAAAFALCWWYALYKGEEIDVENKRRAAAQEAWEQAHPEQA, encoded by the coding sequence ATGGCCAAACTCACCCGTGCCCAGCGCGAGTGGCGTCCGGGCATGAAAAAGAAGCTGCGCTCGACCAAGATGATGTTCGCGTCAACCGTCCTGGTCTGCGAGGCGCTCCTGGCAGTATTCGTCACGCTTGCTGCCTTTGGGCTGAAGCGCGGGGGAGAGCCGGTGGTCGTCCTCGCCCTCGGCGCTGTGGTTGCACTGTTGTGCATCCTGAACTGTGCCTTGCTCGGCAAGAAAATCGGCTACATCATCGGCTGGATTCTGCAGGCGGTCTTCTTCCTCACGGGATTCATTCTCGTGGACATGTTCTACCTGGCCGCCGCCTTTGCGCTGTGCTGGTGGTACGCCTTGTACAAGGGCGAAGAAATCGACGTGGAAAATAAGCGCCGTGCCGCAGCCCAGGAAGCCTGGGAACAAGCCCATCCCGAACAAGCCTGA
- the ndk gene encoding nucleoside-diphosphate kinase, whose amino-acid sequence MTERTLILVKPDGVKRALTGQILARIEAKGYTIAKLQQLEATRELLAEHYAEHEGKPFYEPLVEFMLSGPVVAIVAEGQGVIPGFRSLAGTTDPTTAAPGTIRGDFGRDWGLKVQQNLVHGSDSAESAEREIAIWFGK is encoded by the coding sequence ATGACTGAACGTACCCTGATCCTGGTCAAGCCAGATGGCGTCAAGCGCGCCCTGACCGGCCAGATTCTCGCCCGCATTGAAGCCAAGGGCTACACCATTGCCAAGCTGCAGCAGCTGGAAGCAACTCGTGAGCTCCTGGCCGAGCACTACGCCGAGCACGAGGGCAAGCCATTCTACGAGCCGCTGGTCGAGTTCATGCTCTCCGGCCCGGTTGTCGCCATCGTCGCAGAGGGCCAGGGCGTTATCCCGGGCTTCCGCTCGCTGGCTGGCACGACCGATCCAACCACCGCAGCTCCAGGCACCATCCGTGGCGACTTCGGCCGCGACTGGGGCCTGAAGGTGCAGCAGAACCTGGTGCATGGTTCAGACTCGGCTGAGTCCGCAGAGCGCGAGATTGCGATCTGGTTCGGCAAGTAA
- the rplU gene encoding 50S ribosomal protein L21 — MVYAIVRAGGHQEKVSVGDLITVDRLQAAPGSSIELPALLLVDGEKVTSAAADLAKVTVTAEVVENLRGEKIVIQKYKNKTGYKKRQGFRAALTKVKVTSIA; from the coding sequence GTGGTGTACGCAATTGTCCGCGCAGGCGGCCACCAGGAGAAGGTTTCCGTTGGAGACCTCATCACCGTTGACCGTCTTCAGGCTGCCCCAGGTAGCTCCATCGAGCTTCCTGCTTTGCTGTTGGTAGATGGCGAGAAGGTAACTTCCGCAGCTGCCGATCTGGCTAAGGTCACGGTTACCGCTGAGGTTGTAGAAAACCTTCGCGGCGAGAAGATCGTTATCCAGAAGTACAAGAACAAGACCGGTTACAAGAAGCGCCAGGGCTTCCGTGCCGCTCTGACCAAGGTCAAGGTCACCTCGATCGCCTAA